Proteins encoded in a region of the Fusarium falciforme chromosome 6, complete sequence genome:
- a CDS encoding uncharacterized protein (Expressed protein) — MSAQDYYGGGGNSGYGQQQQGYGQQGGYPQQQNYAQPQYAQQQQGYGQQGGYPQQQQYSQPQQGYGAPSPAPGGYQQQPQYASHSPQPGYGSPHPPPGQQGYGQQPNHDQRGTSPYPQQHGQPGSQYGAPAYPGGGAPGQYPPGQPGPDGDRGFGATLVGGGAAAWAAHSAGGGFLGSLGAAAAGAIGANVLENKLKKHKKNKKNKKHRTRGVDGNSSSSSSDSD, encoded by the exons ATGTCAGCTCAAGATTACTACGGCGGTGGCGGCAACTCTGGCTacggccagcagcagcagggttACGGCCAGCAGGGCGGCTATCCCCAACAGCAAAACTACGCCCAACCTCAGTatgcccagcagcagcaaggctATGGTCAGCAGGGTGGTTATCCCCAGCAG CAACAATATTCCCAGCCTCAGCAGGGCTACGGTGCCCCTTCTCCCGCTCCCGGAGGttatcagcagcagcctcagtaCGCCTCGCACTCTCCTCAGCCCGGCTACGGCTCtccccatcctcctcccggCCAGCAGGGCTATGGCCAGCAACCCAACCATGACCAGCGAGGCACTTCCCCATACCCTCAACAGCATGGCCAACCCGGCTCCCAGTACGGCGCTCCTGCCTATCCTGGCGGCGGTGCTCCAGGCCAATATCCTCCCGGCCAACCCGGCCCTGACGGCGACCGTGGTTTCGGCGCTACTCTTGTCGGTGGAGGAGCTGCAGCTTGGGCTGCTCACAGCGCCGGCGGCGGATTCCTCGGTAGCCTGGGTGCTGCCGCTGCAGGTGCCATTGGCGCCAACGTGCTAGAGAACAAGTTGAAGAA gcacaagaagaacaagaagaacaagaagcacCGAACTCGCGGCGTCGATGGAAactcgagcagcagcagcagcgactcTGACTAA
- a CDS encoding Zn(2)-C6 fungal-type domain-containing protein, whose product MDDTKLGPPDPASVQFSADTIITLGVIPAPLYIYQLSTCPVLHTCRRRKLKCGQELPSCRQCSKSGRYCDRSEKPTQFVQHQELPDPDSPRRALIDQRIARLFHSYTAEVSQWYDLSDSSGAFGILVPSIALDEPLLFCAIIALSAMHVCKTSANGFRKLAEFYHHRCVQRLIELDQGDELITRGVALAATCLLRSYEILDSDIDPNMHLRGAYSMTPLHDVLSGNLQPGLPGAGFWNYLREDITFSLFEKCPLKMDLTTTPLLVNHHSAQDYLNSITLILGKLINTTFGSDLTGSEWVSAMEMLSQWRAACPKRIQHFSREKAQPGTINLFPAVWFLQPCHAATMHYYLVALTILGVYASPQNLEDLGKLDLVGIEVESKDQILEAFAVEICGIAFTTKIPCVLVNAFGPIAYCARFISTEPARQELARQLLACKSSIGWPVERLINDLKSFWGAEKTN is encoded by the exons ATGGACGACACAAAACTTGGCCCGCCAGACCCCGCGTCTGTTCAATTCTCCGCcgacaccatcatcaccctcgGCGTCATTCCTGCTCCCCTGTACATCTACCAACTTTCCACATGCCCCGTCCT CCACACCTGCAGGCGGCGCAAGCTCAAGT GTGGTCAGGAACTCCCTTCCTGCCGGCAATGCTCCAAGTCAGGCCGCTATTGCGACCGATCGGAAAAGCCGACTCAGTTTG TTCAACATCAGGAACTACCGGATCCCGATAGCCCACGGCGTGCCCTCATAGACCAAAGAATAGCCCGGTTATTCCACTCGTACACCGCTGAAGTATCGCAATGGTACGACTTGAGCGACTCGTCGGGTGCCTTTGGCATACTTGTCCCCAGCATCGCTCTAGATGAGCCACTGCTCTTTTgcgccatcatcgccctctCTGCTATGCATGTCTGCAAGACCTCGGCAAACGGTTTCCGAAAATTGGCCGAATTTTATCACCACCGCTGTGTCCAGAGGCTCATCGAGCTGGACCAAGGAGACGAGCTCATCACCCGTGGAGTTGCCCTTGCAGCGACATGTCTGCTACGGTCCTACGAAATCCTCGACAGCGACATTGACCCAAACATGCATCTTCGGGGCGCTTATTCCATGACCCCCCTCCATGATGTACTGTCCGGTAATCTCCAGCCGGGACTGCCTGGTGCAGGCTTCTGGAACTACCTGAGGGAAGACATCACCTTCAGCCTGTTTGAGAAATGTCCACTCAAGATGGACTTGACTACTACTCCGCTTCTGGTCAACCACCATTCGGCCCAAGATTATCTCAACTCCATCACTCTGATACTAGGGaagctcatcaacaccacattCGGGAGTGACTTGACGGGTTCAGAATGGGTTTCTGCTATGGAAATGCTAAGTCAATGGCGAGCAGCCTGTCCAAAACGGATACAACACTTTTCTCGAGAAAAGGCGCAGCCAGGGACGATTAATCTGTTCCCGGCAGTGTGGTTTCTACAGCCCTGTCATG CGGCAACCATGCACTATTACCTTGTCGCCCTGACTATTCTAGGTGTCTATGCTAGCCCGCAGAACCTTGAAGACTTGGGGAAACTGGACCTTGTAGGCATCGAAGTTGAGTCCAAGGACCAAATTCTGGAAGCCTTTGCAGTCGAAATCTGTGGTATCGCCTTCACCACGAAGATACCCTGCGTTCTTGTCAATGCCTTTGGCCCAATTGCATACT GTGCAAGATTCATCAGCACCGAGCCCGCCCGCCAAGAGCTCGCCCGACAGCTCCTCGCCTGCAAATCGAGCATCGGGTGGCCAGTAGAGAGGCTCATCAATGACCTCAAGTCTTTCTGGGGCGCCGAAAAGACAAACTGA
- a CDS encoding CENP-V/GFA domain-containing protein: MPLSGSCMCGAIAYKSTSDPAVTALCHCVDCQKWTGGPYTTNAVVPEDSFSVTKGTPKHCDITGASGKNNRHFFCPDCGSSLYTRLDVMPGNIVIKAGGLDEGKTNLNNKIDVEFYCRDRVDFVKPIEGAKQEHLFG, from the exons ATGCCTCTTTCTGGAAGCTGCATGTGCGGAGCCATCGCATACAAGAGCACAA GTGACCCTGCTGTTACTGCTCTTTGCCATTGCGTCGATTGCCAAAAG TGGACCGGTGGCCCCTACACCACCAACGCTGTCGTCCCCGAAGACTCATTCAGCGTCACCAAGG GAACCCCCAAGCACTGTGACATAACTGGCGCTTCTGGAAAGAACAACCGCCACTTCTTCTGCCCCGACTGCGGCTCCAGCCTGTACACGCGCCTCGACGTCATGCCTGGCAACATCGTCATCAAGGCCGGCGGTCTCGACGAGGGCAAGACGAATCTCAACAACAAGATCGACGTCGAGTTTTACTGCCGCGACCGGGTTGATTTTGTGAAGCCTATCGAGGGCGCCAAGCAGGAGCATCTGTTTGGTTAA
- a CDS encoding MFS domain-containing protein — MGEHEYDTSAPHENMTAGKYITTRLPTLKPPMHQLQNPIKLLRMLNAQQWAFFFVAFAAWTWDSFDFFTVSLTVTSLAKTFDKTKTDITWGITLVLMFRSVGSVLFGIASDRYGRKWPFVINNILFIVLELGTGFCNTYSQFLACRALFGVAMGGLYGNAAATALEDCPEEARGIMSGILQQGYAFGYLLCAAFARGLVDTTPHAWRPLFWFGAGPPVLFIIFRLMLPETQAYQERQRLRQEAGSSDGKGKVFIKEGKVALKHHWMLLVYLVLLMAGFNFMSHGSQDLYPTMLQNQLGFSKTKVTVTQVVANLGAMSGGTVVGFLSQSIGRRLSIIICCIVGGALLYPYTFVRDESIIAAAFFQQFCVQGAWGVIPIHLMELSPGAFRTFVVGTSYQLGNLVSSASSTIEARLGENFPLPETEKGESRYDYGKVICIFMGCVYAYVIVLTFIGPENLRGKFDVAHDSDAREVVGSQAMENAAMHHRKARDEEENDPRISGEKAEVTHVRD, encoded by the exons ATGGGTGAACACGAGTACGACACGTCGGCGCCTCACGAAAACATGACGGCCGGCAAATACATCACCACGCGTCTCCCGACGCTCAAACCTCCCATGCACCAGTTGCAGAACCCGATCAAACTGCTACGCATGCTCAACGCGCAGCAGTGGGCATTCTTCTTTGTCGCCTTTGCGGCATGG ACGTGGGATTCGTTTGATTTCTTCACTGTCTCTTTGACGGTGACGAGTCTGGCCAAGACGTTTGACAAGACAAAGACGGATATTACATGGGGTATCACCCTGGTGCTCATGTTCCGATCTGTAGGATCCGTCCTCTTTGGTATTGCCAGCGATCGATACGGCCGAAAGTGGCCATtcgtcatcaacaacattcTCTTTATCGTACTCGAGCTT GGAACTGGTTTCTGTAATACTTACTCTCAGTTCTTGGCTTGCCGAGCTCTCTTTGGTGTCGCCATGGGTGGTCTTTACGGTAACGCAGCCGCCACCGCCCTTGAGGATTGTCCCGAGGAGGCTCGAGGTATCATGAGTGGTATCCTTCAGCAAGGT TACGCCTTTGGATATCTTCTCTGCGCCGCATTTGCCCGAGGCCTCGTCGACACCACACCCCATGCCTGGCGTCCCCTCTTCTGGTTCGGCGCCGGTCCCCCCGTCCTCTTCATAATCTTCCGACTCATGCTCCCCGAGACGCAAGCATACCAAGAACGTCAACGTCTCCGCCAAGAGGCTGGATCGTCcgacggcaagggcaaggtgtTTATCAAGGAAGGCAAGGTCGCGCTGAAGCACCACTGGATGCTTCTCGTGtacctcgtcctcctcatggcTGGCTTCAACTTTATGAGCCACGGTAGTCAGGATCTGTACCCCACCATGTTGCAGAACCAGCTTGGCTTCTCGAAAACAAAGGTCACTGTTACTCAGGTCGTTGCTAACCTGGGTGCCATGTCGGGAGGTACTGTTGTCGGTTTCCTCAGTCAGTCCATCGGTCGTCGACtgagcatcatcatctgctGTATCGTCGGCGGCGCACTTCTGTACCCATACACATTCGTCCGTGACGAGTCCATCATCGCGGCTGCATTCTTTCAGCAATTCTGTGTCCAGGGTGCCTGGGGTGTCATCCCCATCCATCTGATGGAGCTGTCTCCTGGTGCTTTCCGTACCTTTGTCGTCGGCACATCCTACCAACTCGGTAACCTCGTCTcttcagcatcatcaaccaTCGAAGCCCGCCTGGGAGAGAATTTCCCCCTCCCCGAGACAGAAAAGGGCGAGAGCCGATACGACTACGGTAAGGTCATCTGCATCTTCATGGGCTGTGTGTACGCATACGTCATCGTCCTGACATTCATCGGCCCCGAGAACCTACGCGGCAAGTTTGACGTCGCCCACGACTCGGACGCCCGCGAGGTTGTTGGCTCTCAAGCAATGGAGAACGCGGCCATGCACCACCGCAAGGCtagagatgaggaggagaacgacCCCAGGATCAGTGGAGAGAAGGCCGAGGTTACACATGTTCGggattaa
- a CDS encoding Zn(2)-C6 fungal-type domain-containing protein has protein sequence MAVHGATVLLPTPPRHTFVAHPQTMSSGVVRSTALRAGGACVRCRKGKTKCVYENGRAPCKNCAKGMHDCYLPSESMAHHHGQSPARHANPHRPPRDSLPASGPGGAAEARQTVVGSSAARHVQASSDKLTPELIAECERVVSKTFPACVAFHKPSFVQQLKSASLDAALVYGLLTCAARSSPSLIRRYGGPTAAAETFAAKAMTLINQNLDHPNLVDIQALCLLIIHEWGSRNAVRAYIYLGQAARMIQMYRILNSHHPSPDADQFLRDESLRRTIWLIYILDCLLTSTPGRFPALSAHDTADVSLPCSDINFAFGNAVFVKTLRQQLDPTAMPPGQASSEIGEFGYIVLASTIWRDVVAMLTTTTLSSFREEDCADLIAKIEGLRASLPMQFIDKPGQINLHMTMGSGYTFAMLHCLLHCATIFVHRRRLLQEVTAANFNLESFRLNPRCHDIIDRLFTSCHGTISLLTAVEAGSEKDHIPCFPIFMLFSAFTASATVAYLSLKGLTPPNAVETAAHIVKDGLRFMSDGTENWPLMGSWLRHLTVMQRVLNNDAAAASGSLRHGSTSHAAAGIKDEISSNADTNPDAMDYDQQTNAGGSVSGQVNANRSVSESVRGDSEPPVAIARRPGVTTINGGSGGVSTPTTVSPPPGSAPHGAVHDIKQSSPEMANGIVATQDGQTTSQDMTAPELCQAFERQLLDLDDLAAFMGGGV, from the exons ATG GCCGTGC ACGGCGCAACCGTTCTTCTCCCCACACCACCGCGACATACCTTCGTCGCGCACCCGCAGACCATGTCGTCTGGCGTTGTGCGCTCTACCGCCCTCAGGGCCGGCGGCGCCTGTGTGCGCTGTCGCAAAGGCAAGACCAAGTGCGTCTACGAGAATGGTCGCGCGCCGTGCAAGAACTGCGCCAAGGGCATGCACGACTGCTATCTACCCTCAGAGAGCATGGCCCACCACCACGGTCAAAGTCCTGCGCGACACGCCAACCCCCATCGTCCCCCTCGCGACAGTCTCCCGGCCTCCGGGCCCGGCGGTGCAGCTGAAGCGCGACAGACCGTCGTTGGCTCCAGCGCAGCTCGCCATGTCCAGGCAAGCTCTGACAA ACTGACGCCTGAGCTCATCGCCGAGTGCGAGCGCGTTGTGTCAAAGACCTTCCCGGCGTGCGTCGCGTTCCACAAGCCATCATTTGTTCAGCAGCTCAAGAGTGCTTCCTTGGACGCTGCTCTTGTCTACGGTCTGTTGACCTGTGCAGCCCG GAGTTCGCCAAGCCTAATCCGCCGCTATGGAGGTCCGACTGCGGCTGCCGAGACCTTtgccgccaaggccatgacACTCATCAACCAGAATCTCGACCATCCTAACCTCGTCGACATCCAGGCTCTGTGCCTGCTCATTATTCACGAATGGGGCTCTCGCAACGCTGTTCGCGCTTACATCTACCTGGGCCAGGCTGCCCGCATGATTCAGATGTACCGCATCCTGAACAGCCACCACCCGTCCCCCGATGCCGACCAATTCCTCCGTGACGAGTCTCTGCGACGCACCATCTGGCTCATCTACATCCTCGACTGCCTCCTTACGAGCACTCCTGGACGTTTCCCCGCGCTCTCTGCGCACGATACCGCGGATGTGTCGTTGCCTTGCTCCGACATTAACTTTGCCTTTGGCAATGCTGTGTTCGTCAAGACTCTGCGCCAGCAACTCGACCCAACTGCCATGCCTCCTGGTCAGGCTTCCTCCGAGATTGGCGAATTCGGTTACATCGTCCTGGCCTCGACCATCTGGCGTGATGTCGTCGCCATGCTTACCACGACTACACTTTCCAGCTTTCGCGAAGAGGATTGTGCCGACCTGATTGCCAAGATCGAGGGCCTGCGAGCCTCTTTGCCGATGCAGTTCATCGATAAGCCAGGCCAGATCAACCTGCACATGACAATGGGCTCGGGATACACCTTTGCCATGCTGCACTGCCTTCTCCACTGTGCAACCATCTTTGTGCACCGTCGGCGTCTGCTGCAGGAAGTGACTGCTGCCAACTTTAACCTGGAGTCGTTCCGCCTGAACCCCCGATGCCACGATATTATCGATCGTCTCTTCACCTCGTGCCACGGCACTATCTCTCTACTGACCGCCGTTGAAGCTGGCTCCGAGAAGGACCACATCCCGTGTTTCCCCATCTTCATGCTCTTCTCGGCCTTCACCGCCAGTGCCACAGTTGCCTATCTGTCTCTGAAGGGTCTCACACCACCCAATGCTGTCGAGACCGCAGCCCACATTGTGAAGGATGGTCTGCGCTTCATGAGCGACGGCACTGAGAACTGGCCGCTTATGGGCAGCTGGCTGCGACACCTTACCGTCATGCAGCGTGTCCTGAACAATGACGCCGCCGCTGCTTCCGGCTCATTGCGTCATGGCTCGACCTCCCACGCTGCGGCGGGCATCAAGGACGAGATTTCCTCCAACGCCGATACGAACCCAGATGCTATGGACTACGATCAACAGACGAACGCTGGTGGAAGTGTGTCGGGTCAGGTCAACGCCAACCGATCCGTCTCTGAGTCGGTGCGCGGTGACAGCGAGCCCCCTGTCGCCATCGCTAGACGACCTGGAGTCACCACCATTAATGGTGGCTCTGGTGGAGTGTCTACTCCCACTACAGTCTCGCCCCCCCCGGGGAGCGCCCCTCACGGGGCGGTGCACGATATCAAGCAGTCAAGCCCCGAAATGGCCAATGGCATAGTAGCCACCCAGGACGGGCAGACCACAAGTCAAGACATGACGGCACCCGAGCTGTGCCAGGCCTTTGAGAGAcagctccttgatctcgacgACCTTGCCGCCTTCATGGGTGGCGGCGTTTAG